Sequence from the Paramisgurnus dabryanus chromosome 3, PD_genome_1.1, whole genome shotgun sequence genome:
tcagaatttggcgtacacagaatgagaacatggatccatcatgccttgttaccaatgtgcaggctggtggtggtgcaatggtgtgggggatgttttcttggcacactttagccccattagtgccaattgggcatcgtttaaatgccacggcctacctgagcattgtttctgaccatgtccttCCCTTTATGACCATGTACCCACTCTTTGATGGCTACTTTCTGCAGGATAATGcatcatgtcacaaagcttaaatcatttcaaattggtttcttgaacatgacaatgagttcactgtactaaaatggcccccacagtcaccagatctcaacccaatagagcatctttgggatgtggtggaacgggagcttcgtgccctggatgtgcatcccacaaatctccatcaactgcaagatgctatcctatcaatatgagccaacatttctaaagaatgctttcaacACGTgattgaatcaatgccacgtagaattaaggcagttctgaaggcgaaagggggtcaaacacagtattaatATGGTGTTCTTTTATATATATACCACAGTATTGATTGTTTACCATATTcaaatactgtagtataaaTTAGCATAATATAGCAGTGCAAAGTCAAGGGTTTGACACTTTGAATGCAGCATATGTTGTTTTAGATGAAAGCACCTGCCTGATGTTgaaaatttaaattatattttttgttattgaCATCACATGATGCTGATCTGAGGAGTTACAGGTGAGATGTTATGTTCATCGGTTCTCTCAAAATTCTCTAAAGTGATATCCAGTTATCCTGtagataaaacacaaactggTTCTGAATGATGTAAAATTAGTGCCGCTTCCGTTACCATAACATGAGCCATGAAAACAGTTCATCAGCCTCATCCATTCAACGGCTGCGACACAAAGGATTATTATTCTAGCTCAAATGACCAAAGGCTAATAGCTTCTGTCTGCTGAACCCAAAATAAACCAGTCCGTCATGAGCCCGAGACAGCAGCGTCCCCCCTCCTCATCTCAAGAACACTATTATCATTCACACATATAATAACCATCACAGTGCTGAAAACAATATTAATCTATCTTTCTGCCCCCATAAAACATGCAAATAGCACTGAAAGAAGGCATGAAACACGTTTATCCTTTGAAGGGCTGAAAGTAGGGCAGCATGTCTTCGTTTGAGGCCAGAAACGTCTTAAAGCAGAGCATGAAGGAGGGATTACTGCAGACGGAGGAGGATTAAACAGCAAAACAAGCCTGCAGATCAACATCACAGCACCTGCCAGGAGAAAATATCAACCAACTCCTCTGTGAAGATGAGGGCTTGACCTTGATATCATCTTCATCCACAAATCAAATCATATTCAATTAAATATTCCTGTAAAATTAGGTGCATTAGAGAGATATTTTGTgctttattttatgtaatttaTCACATGACAAACAGCTAAAGACTGAAGACATCCACGTCTGTATATTAGAAGCATTATTAACATACTCAGATAGGCTTTAGTAAACAAACTatacaaaatattaagaaaCAAGCTCATTACAACTTCTTAAAGTATTTCTCACCTGATAAACTCATATTAAACACATAACAGTGAATAATAAATACACACTGTGAAAACAACACTgtatgtgagagagagagagagagagcgagagagagagacgagaGGAGGAGGAGCGTTGTCATCGAGATGTCCTTCATCTCAGCTCGAGTGCATTCAGATCAGACCGGATCTGAACACAGACGATCACAGCAAAGTCTCAGGTAAGACAAACATAACACAAACattatactttttaaaatgagTATTGGTCAATCTCATGTAACTCATTCATTTATTAACATGGTTTCTTAATGGAGGATGGAGGCAGTTTTGTAACAAGGCTGAAAGTAACAGGATTGAGTTTTTAGCAGATTTAGCAAATGCATTAGATATATCTGCATTATATGTGCTATAGCATGAAGATACTGAGCTAATTctagttttattttaaaataaaccgataatataaaaagaataatatAGGTAACAGGGCTGAACATGTTGATTGACATTAGTCATAGCatcaaatcataaaaaatacggaaaagaaaataagaaaagTAACTTTTGATCTTCACATGGCCTTCAGAAGATCCAGCTGATGTCAGTTCCTGTTGATAATGGGACTTGTGGAGTATTGGTAGATTTTGTGATATTCGTGTTAAGTAACAGGACTGAGTGAAATCCTGGAAACATGACTAAAGTGTGCattttttctaaaatattatTTCAGTGGCTTTTTCAATGGAACAAATATTTAAAGCTATCGGATATGGACGcacacaaaaatgcaaaaaaataaagatatctGAAGAATTGCATtctttttacactgtaaaaaaatgctgcatttttgtcaaatcatcCGTTTTCATCATCAGTGttgcttgtcatgtcaaaatatgtgttcgttgcgtcatgtgaaccatgtgcatcacacgTCATGTTAAAAAAGTGCCTCCTGCACACATGTCGaaatggtttatgataaaagagacgctcatgtttacaaaatactcgcaagacactaacttaacactaaatctgtttacacatgagattatgtgaggatctggcaaacgtgagcgtctctttaatcataaaccccttagacgcgtgtgcagcaggcacttattttgacaagacgcatgatgcacatggttcacatgacgctccgaacacatattttgaaatgatgaaccacacacatgacggcctcgaaaaaagaagtcaccttCCGCCACTGCaaatcaatatatatttttatgttactttaacttaaaaaataggttaaacaatttaaccaaaACAACTTGATTTTTTAAGTAATTAAGTTAACTCATCACAagcaaaaacttaaaatagtaggttgaattgacttgcaaaacttgcaaagttgttttaactttatgctgcattttttacagtgtatttaaagGTAAAGTATAGAGACCAGGGACggataaaaaaatgctgtttctatgtagtttttattaattttttaaatgatatagtTTAACTTTGGTGTTAGATAAACATGCAGGAGAatttgtttaataataaaatttatttttgagtTAGTTTTCTAGCATTTGTAAACATATAGGtgcagtttcccagacaaggtttagattcattcaggactaggccttagttatactaggacatttaagtagtttttacaaacatacaaactcattacttgtgtgcatcttgagacaaaacaacggCACTGTTATATGTATCTCAAAGCAGTCTGATTTCAGTCAAATGAGCATTTGAGTCTTGGACTAGATTTCAGCCCTTTCCTGGAATCTGCCCCATAATGTCCTGGGACAGAAATGGCACTGATTCGGTGGCTCTTATATTGAAAAACTCAACTCAGCTGAAAGAGTTGAGTAACCCTGCTGTGCCGTAACCCTGTTTGAACTATATTATTGTCGTCCTCTTCTGCACTACTCTAAGTaatgtaagtgtgtgtttatatctgtATGACACAGTTATGGATGTGACCATGACAAAGTTTGTTGATAATCTACAGAAAATATTTTAGCGTTTCTTTAACTGTGGCAATTCAGTTGAGTTATTCCATGATTGAGTTAAGAGGAATAACTGGAGAAGAAGTGTTTTAACTTTTCTGCAGAGCATGATGATAAAGTTGGTGTCAAAAAAACAATCCTCTAGGAATTTGCTGAGATCGTGCTGGATAAACTAAAACTCACATCAATCTCTCCAGCGTATCCAGCAGGATCTTATTTTGGATTCCTGTTTAATTCCACACgataaaaaatgcagcatgaagttaaaacaacttggttttgcaagttaaTTCAACATCAAGTTTTCACCTAAAAAAAGCTGACATAACTTGTagaaacaagttgaaattgtttaacttaatttgttaagttaaagtaacataaaaaatacgttgatttgacaaaaatgctgcatttttttaaatagtgcCAGTGGCGGCtagtgactgctcttccgaggggcgcaaattcaaaatatgtgttcggggtgttatgtgtgttgcttgtgttttcaaaatatgtgtttgttgcgtcatgtgaaccatatgcatcacgtgttttgtcaaaataagttcctgctgcacacgcgtcaaaacaatttatgatgaaagagacgctcacgttcacacactacacgcaagacactcccttaacaggaaactctgattacgcatgagattatgcgagtatctggcaaacacgagcatctcttttatcataaacccttaagacacatctgcagcaggcacttattttaacaaGATCACTTGACGTGCAgatcacatattttgaaattacaaaccacacacatgacgggctacataaatgttgtgacgaacttcgcatcgtgcaccCTCGAAAGAAGTCTGCCATTGAATAGTGCCCTAGGAATAGGATGAAAATAAATATCATATAGTTTATACAGACACATTCAAATCTAGGACGGGTCACAGGGTTTAACTCAGCCGAATTCGGATCAATTCACTTTGtaataagtttaaatgttgAACAGATTAGAGGATCAATTCATACACGACAATAGATGTAAATACATGAGATGTATGAAGTAAAGATCTCTAGCATTAtgtaatgttattattattaattaaagttattatatattatatattaataatgttTGCTAATGATAGTTCATCTCTGATAGTTAATGTCTTACAGTGAAAATGGGCGTGTCTACAATGCTACTCTGCCTCGCACACCTTGTGAGTTTATTGGCTGCCTCTGTAATGAGTCATGAAGGGGCGTGTCTACAGGATGGTCAACACAAGGCCACGCCCAGTCCAGAGTCACACCTGAAGGAGTGTTCACTCTACAGGGAGAGTATGTGCACACTTTAATCAAACATTATAACTGTGATTGAACTTTAGCTGAATGCGTGGTTTGAttcattattgaacatttttctgtgtgtttgtttctcTTCAGATTCATGTTGTACGCAGAGTCACATTCAGGATCTTTCTGGCTCTCAGGTTGATTCTGGATGGGATAAATGTGGTCTTCTGTCTCCACTGTGAGTCTctgatttattattaataatgtaaaacCTTCATACGgtttaaaatattgattttttGGCTTATTTAATCCGACCAATCACAACAGTAGGCATTTATAAAGTGCATATGATTGGTTCCTAAACAAGCTGTCTTTGTACAGCAATGAAAACCAATTTAATTTCTTGCCTGTGCtgatgttttttctttttttaatgtggGGATATTAAATTACTTTGTTTTAATTGCCTTGTTGACTTTTAATTGCAGACTGACAATATCAGACATTCTagaaacatttgtaaacacatatacaaaaacaaacaagacaTAAATATTTTTGGTCAGCTTTAAACATATATAGCTGGTGAACCTAATTTTGGGAATGTGTATAAATACACTAACATAAAGATCTTGAGGTCGAAGCTGAATTCATACAAAATGAATcctacaaaaacaacaaaaaaagaatAATGATACCACATCCCAAACCCCACCCCAAAACTAAACGTCACAGGGACGAAAGCAAATCATGCAGAAATGTACATATTTTGTCATAAACTCTAAACtccaaaatgtacatattttactttaaatATTTGTGTCGTTTTTCCTCATCTTTCCCTCTCTCTATTCAGCTGTGAGTCTTTCCTAAAGCGTGTCTCCTGCTTTTACCGCTGTTCACCTGATGCTTCCCGGTGGCCACACCCACACAGTGACTCCTCCCTGAAGGCGGTGCCTCTATGCCACAGCTTCTGCAAAGAGTGGTGAGACCACACCTACTCATCTACGTAAACACACACCGATTCCTCAGGCCTGTCTAAAATTACCAGAAAAGTCttgacattatttttttcttattaaagagcacctattgtcggattcatgattttacatttcctttggtgtgtaagtgtgtattagtatatgttaacgatatgcaaaaggtacaaatcccaaagtaaacaatgatgcgagttagcgtctccaacgtaaatcttttttcttgaaccacaacaaacacacagattataggcaacagtttacttcctgggactggtgatgtagacaagaccgacattatcttTTTAACatagtaaggagcgtcacatttcctgctgacgtcagaggtattcagaccaatcacaatgtatagattagctggccaatcagggacacagagtttctggagctacaaaaatgtacgttatgtgtaaaataatgtgtttttcgtaccataaaccacgtgaacacattgtattataccaaatacacaaaataaagttgtgtttagcaatgaaataggtgccctttaaaagcAGAAGCACACAGTTACGAAGCAAACATTAAATGAACAGATCTAAATAAAAGATTTCATAAACAAACTGaaataattaaacacatttacattcttTATCAGTCTAGagcaaacattttcttaaatggtcggtgcattttaatgcatttgaaAGTTGTTGATTGCTGCAATTTGtgctatttattttttgcaggtTTGAAGCCTGTAAAACAGACATGACGTGTGCTCGCGACTGGACCACTGACCCGCAAGGTCAGAACTGTACCGGCAACTGTGTCCCGTACCAGCAGGTGACTTTATACAACATTATAAACCTTCTTCTGTGCATGACTCTGTCATTCATTACTGGAGCAAAAATAATGTTAGAAAAACTACTATAAGTTTAATAGTTTTGGTGGATTTTACTTTCAGAATATACTATGAGCAAAAGTGTACTACTAAGGaatagggctgcacaatatacAGTTCAGCATTGACATTACAATGTGGGAATCTGCAATAGTCACATGATaggtttttttttctaaagtaaaTCTATTTTGTATGACTTTGCCGGTGGCTGCGTTTCCATTAGCCAATTTCGCATAAACTCCcatatatcacaaaaaaaatttaccATCCGGtaaggtgtttttttttttggtaattCGCAAATGGAATATATCGCAAAACCGCTATTTATTTCGCATTTACAGGTCACCTGATGTGCGTTAAAGTTAAGAATATTGTAATACCCACTGCAGAAATCGCAATGGCAAACcacccaaaatatattttgtagcCCTACTAAGGACACATGATTTACAGaagaggtgtgttcgacttcatgtggcgtcACAAAAACCGTCAAGCCAGcgtgatctcacgagaattcgtacatattttacaagttggctaattcgtacgaAATAGTACAAAGTTAATATTGCAAAAAGGtctgattatcataaaaaaaacaaatgaaatcccaccccctaaccccaacgtaaCAGGAGTCAAGGCAGAAATAAAGTCCAAGACAAaagaggtgtgttcgacttcatgtggcgtcACAAAAACCGTCAAGCCAGcgtgatctcacgagaattcgtacatattttacgagttggctaatttgtacgAATGTGTCcaaagttaatcatgcaaaaaggtctgattatcataaaaaaacctgatgaaaccccacccctaaccccaacgtagTAGGAGTCAAGGCAGAAATAAAGTCCAAGACGGaagaggtgtgttcgacttcatgtggcgttACAAAAAACGTCAAGCCAGCGTGATCTCAGGAGAAAGCATagatattttacgagttgggtaatttgtatgaattcgtaTAAATTTACTCTTGCAAAAAGGTactattatcataaaaaataaaaacataatgaaaccccacccctaaccccaacgtcacaggggtcaaggctaatcgtacaaaaatgtacaaatgtggtcgtactaattaatacgaattagccacctcgtaaaatatgtaagaGATTTACAAGGTGGTCAAATGCATCAGTCTGTGCGACGCTGTATGAAGTCGAAAACACCCGTCGCCATAGTTTTTGGAATTACTTATTGTGAGACAACTAAATTACGTTTTATTTGCATAAGATCGGTAAATGAAAATGTTGTTATTCGCAATAGTTTTTGAAGACATTTACAAAACAACACTAAAGTTTTGTGCCCAGATGTATGTAATATCATCAGACAACAATTTTCCTCAAGTTGCCAGCCAGAGCTATACAAGAAATGCAAGGCACAAGCGAATTCCTATCAAACAGAGCTTTTTAAGGCATCTGGAGTTGgcatgcagagaaaaaaaaacgtaataCCACCACAGAAATCGCAATGGCAGCCCACCCACAGtatatcgtgcagccctactaaGGACACTTGATTTGAAATACAGCAGAGATTAAGTACAGGACAGAAGAGAATGTGTGAAGAGATCCAGTCATGTCTTCAGCTGCTGTAATACAcataatcacacacacacacacacacacacacacacacattcagatataaacacacagatacacacacaaacacactaaaGCTGTAAGTAGATGTCATTGTGTCTCACAGCTGTACTGAGAGTCAGTGAGTGTAAATGAGTACAAACATTTACAGGCATCGTTCAGTGGAATCTGCATTTGTTGATTTAATCGTTGATTAATTTTACCCCAAAAATGTTACATTTGTCCAAACACTTCTGTCTGTGTTTGAATACCTCTGCAGATGCATCAGCACGGTCGAGACCTCTGTGAGAGTCTTTGGGGAGATGCTTTCATGACTGTCGAAGATGATCCCGGGGAGGAAGATGGGGTCGAAGGTAATAGCTGCGGTTGTCTGAACCTCAGCCCCTCTGATCGAGATGTGATTGCGGCCCTGAGAGCTCAGCAGGGTGATCCAGAAGAACTGGACACCACCAAGAGCGGCCTGCCCCAGTACAGAGCTCCCTGTCCCCTGGCACGGCCAGAGATACGCAGCGCAACGGCGCCACCTCGCACCCGGAGGAGTAACATCAACTCAGTGCTGCGCAAACGCTCTGTACTGACCGCTGATATGGAAGGGAGTGGAAGTGGATTCTAGAATGACTCTAGATCCGCTAACCTATTAATGTCCTGAAACACAGGATATAAACCTCCTAAAAAGTAGGTTATGATTACATACCATGACACGATCAACCAAAAACAATAGATTTTCACAGAAATGCATCACATTACAGAAGTTAAAGGGATCACAccaaaataaaatcattatttactcacctcatgttgttctgtattctgttgaacacaaaagaagatatttttataaatgatggtaagctttattggacctcaacaggtTACAAATTAATGTTGCTTCAAATGAGCCCAAACGATTCCAACTGAGGCatgagggtcttatctagccaaAGATTGTCATtgattaacaaataaaatatgcacttttaaaccacaacttttcgtcttgcactagccgtgagTCTCAGCGCGAACTTACATATTGTGTAATCATGTCGAAAAGTCACGcgtgatgtatgcgaaactaccaatccgtgtttacaagtgtggagaaagacaTAAATGTGTTTGAGTCAGTTAATTGTTCAAAAAGATCTgaaatgtgcgtttcacatacAGTAGGTAACGTGTGACCTTTTAATttgattacgtaatacgtaaCGTGGGCTAGCacgtcacacggctagtgcaagacgagaagtacTATTTTGGTGAAAATGATGATGGTTTTGTTtaacatacactgcaaaaaatgattttcaagaaaataaaaatatcttaaaaaaaataaaaaaattctcaaattaAGATGCTTAGGTCtagtttttcttgaatttagtgtttaagaaaaaaattcaatattttttgcttacctccattggcagattttttttgcttgtttatgcacaaaattacggagcccctaaggggacatggagcaaaaattaaataaagtttagttttgcatgtgcaaactatcgcatgctcacgtgaaacttttgcgtgcgcacttgaaacttttgcgtgcgcacgtgaaactttcgcttttaatgtatgcgtgcgatagtttcacatgcgcgTGCAAAAGTTTCAGGTGAGAGcacaaaactaaaattaaaaaaaaaaatctgcacatgaaggttttgcgtgagcacatgaaacttttgcaaactaaactttagattctttttactccaatgtcacctttgGAGTAAAAAGCTCGgttcaaaatcacttaaatttgatatttttggtctaaaaactacttattttcttgggtcgttttgctcatcaagaaaaagcatcttaatttaagaattttttgatatttttttactgatAACAAGActaaaatactaagaattttttttcttgaaaattatttttgcagtgtaagaccCTTATTcctcggttgggatcatttaaaggcctttgaagctgcattgaaactgtaaactgttggggtccacTAAGTCTaatatatggagaaaaattctggattgttttcctcaaaaagcataatttcttctcgattaaacaaagaaagacattaacatcttggatgacatgggggtgagtaaattatcaggattttatttttatgaaagtggagtattccTTTAAGCTAAATTTTTATAAACTCATGGAATCCCGGACATAACTCATTAAAAATTCAGCTTTTAGTCAGTGAAAGTCTGTGAATTTGACTTAGAGTAAGAATACTGCATTGACTTACataatttttcctactatggaagtcaatggttactgtcaactgtgtggttaacatcatttatcaaaatttctTCTTTTATGTTTGACAGAGTAAAGAAACTCATACcgacaacatgaggatgagtaaatgatgacaaaattttctttttttttttttggtgatctatccctttaaatggatTGTGAATGGAGTTTCTcattggggcagtttcccggacagggatcagcttaatccaggactaggccttagtttaattaggaaataaaactagttttaacaaacatgccttactaaaaatattacatgtgtgcattttgaggcaaaacaaagagcactgatgtattttaagatatgtcagttcaagttgttttcagtttggacagctctttaaaatgtttaagtctaggactagtctaatccctgtccgggaaaccgccccattgaCTTTAAGTATTTAATCaggtgaaaaaatataaaaggaATCAGTTTCTGTACCGGTTACTATAATTATAATATCATGAGATTTCTGGTCTTACTTTTAGACTGGGATTTCATGATCAACCAGTccatatacactgcaaaaaatgactttcttacttagtatttttgtcttgttttcagtacaaatatctaaaaatacttacattaagatgttagaaacaagacaaacatactaagaaagttattttttacattgtattaTATAACATCACATACAAattaaacatacacacacactcttGTATCTTATCTTTGTATCTTAAGTGTAAATGTCTTTGAGAGGCATTTAGTATATTCGTATTATTAGTATAATATAATCCAGTTGTGATTTGGGATAAGTATTAAAAGACAGATTATGTTAAGTGTATTCACACTGATATACATAACAATAATCCTAAAAGAATGTGTTTGAGCAGATGTGTTTAAAGTGAGTAAATCTGATTGTGCTTGGCTCTGTTCAATGTTTAGTTAACATGAAAATGGTTGTGTTATGTTTATGTCAATGAACAGTGTGTGAACGTGAGGGATTAGATGTTTTATAATCTGTCTTCATTTTAGATCAATAAAAAtcaatttatttgtttgttttttgcaaaGTAATTGTTTGTAAAGCCCCATCTCTTAACTTATATAACTGTTTGAAATCATGAGAGTAAAGGCTGTTAAATATGCAACGTGCCTTTATTTCTTTAGTCTGATTGAAGTGTTATGGATACACACCGTTAGATGGCGCCATTGGCAAATGTTAAAGGCAACCCATGCTGAGCTGATGAGTTTAAGCAAAGTTTAACAACTTTAAATACAGCCAAACATAGAAGCTCTGACCATTTTAATATGACAGCTATATGAAAGAAGCATAACACAATgattaagacaaaatatcagcTCATGTTACAGGACAAGATGTTAAGTATTTAAAGAAACCCCAGTTGACACCAGTTGTGATCCCACAGGCCCTGAGATAAAGAACACGGTCCCATTTATTTTATGAGCATCTTTATGAGCGTGATCACATTTAATGATGCAAGAGTGAACTGTGAAGTGAAATACTGACAGTAGTGGGTGTCTGATGGAAAGCTTGAACGTTTATCTGCAGTTTTGGACAGAAGGGTGgaaaataataatgaatattTATGAGATAGCGGGAGAGATAGAGAGTTACAGTGTGTGAGtggaaaagaaagagaaagagatgtGTAAAATCTGTGGTGAGAACATGAACCCACATTTTGTCGTCATCAGGCTCAGTGCTTCATCCTTGTGTGTGTTAAAGCCTTTATTTTTCTCTTCTTCAGGAATGATTGAATAAAAGATTGAAATTGAAATTATATTCAAACTCTTTCTATTTAGGATAATAGGAGGGATGTACAGTCTATAATAAATTAATCTCACAAAAACCTGCTTCAACTTAgttaaaagttaaaaataaactGCTATAGACGATTTCATTGGACGAACACGTTGCGTCTAGAcggaacttaacttccggtttctgtttgtttaatggtctggctagCGGCTAAActaaactctggaacaaatcccttaaaaaaatgtttttggtttttttttttggttcctTAAAGACAAGGGGAGAAGACAATCACTACATTATAAAGtccacattttacacagtaaagtTAGCTCACTTTAGCTACGAATTGAACTAAGGTAGtctacttgttatttattttgcttgttatcagaaataaactactctaaaaggacttt
This genomic interval carries:
- the rtbdn gene encoding retbindin produces the protein MGVSTMLLCLAHLVSLLAASVMSHEGACLQDGQHKATPSPESHLKECSLYRENSCCTQSHIQDLSGSQVDSGWDKCGLLSPLCESFLKRVSCFYRCSPDASRWPHPHSDSSLKAVPLCHSFCKEWFEACKTDMTCARDWTTDPQGQNCTGNCVPYQQMHQHGRDLCESLWGDAFMTVEDDPGEEDGVEGNSCGCLNLSPSDRDVIAALRAQQGDPEELDTTKSGLPQYRAPCPLARPEIRSATAPPRTRRSNINSVLRKRSVLTADMEGSGSGF